The Bradyrhizobium sp. CCBAU 051011 DNA segment CCGCTGTTGCTGGCGGATCGGGAGCGGCCTCACGAGGCGTCGACGAGCCGGGCTCGCAAGCGCAAGCCGGTTGCGCGCACAGCGTAGCGTTTCGACACTGCCTGCCACCGTCATTGCGAGCGAAGAAGCAATCCATCGTGCCGCACGCGGGGTGACAATGGATTGCTTCGCGGAGCCTGTCATCGGGCGCGCGTGCGCGACCCGTTGGCTTGCAATGACGTGGAGACACATGTTCGCATTCTCGCAGCATGATTTGCCCGAGTTGCACTGTATCGTTTCGCCCCAGAAGTGAGAGGGCGCAGGGAATGCCGGATGCTTTGCTGCACCCGCGGTCCCGTGTGCAAATGCACTTAAGGAAATGCGCACACGAGCATACAGGTACAGCCGGAGCATCCCGGCATTCCCTGCGCAGTGGGTTTACGGCTTATGCCGCGCTCTCCCTGGAGACGAATTCCTCTTGCCTCCATCGCCGGCGAATTGACGGTTTACCGAAAACCCGGTCGGGCTTCGAAAACCTCCGACGGCTTGACACCAGCCACGGGCGCCAGGACCACACGGTTTTGCCGTACGCAGCTTCCCCTGCCAAAGACTTCGACCAGACAGTGCGCGCCGGCCGAAATTCTGACGGAGGCGTTTAAGCGCCGTTCATCTGCGCGATGTGTTCGCTCACGGAAACCGCCCTGCAAACACCTTTCGCGCCGACGCTGCCGCGTCCACCGCAACCCGTCCCAACGTCAGTGACGATGGCCAACGCCCCTCTCTCGGAACGGGATGGCCGGATTTGTAGTGGTGATTTGGGGCGGGCGAGAAGTGGATTATTTTTGCGTGCGGGGCTGGACGGGGCAAATCACCTTGAAGTTGCTGCGGAAAATCGCACAATCGCGCACGGCAAAAGCCTCCGACCGTCCACTAGTCCAGGCCCTGTCGCGTTTTAAACGACGCTGGTGCCCGTATCGAACCGACGAGAATTGAATGCAGTGTCACCGTAACCATAGACCGAATTAGCTTCGTTCTTCAGTTCCGCAGATCGCTCTTCCGCCGTCTTAACGGCCGACTCAATGGCATTGTGCGACATCTCAGTGGGATGTTTTCGAAGGATATCCAAACCAAGAGAGATGCCCGCGAGAGCCTGGAGCGATGTGGCGTTGGCCGTCATGTCAAGCAGCAACTCCAAGGCGCGTTCTGGTGAGGCAACGCGCGCAATGAAGTCGCCTATCGCGAATGCCAAATTTTCGTCGGCCAAATGACCGAAGCGGTTTGCCAAGCAACCGAAGAAACGTTCCAGCTGACTTTCCGACAGTTTCTCTCGATCAATATAAAGTGCCAAGATCAGCTCATCCAAGCCTGGTCGCCTTGTCACGACAGGAGAGCACGCGACAGATGAAGTCCACGTGCTCTTCCGAAACGAATTCGGCGGTCAAAAGCGAATCCCCAAACTCACGAGCGACTGCCTGCCCAACCTGCAGCGACTGAAGCTGTGTCGCAGCACCCAACCGACGGTATGCGAGTTCGAAATCCAACAGAACCTCCCTCCGGAATCGCCGCATTTCCCGGAATGGTCCACCAAGCGGCGGGAGCAATGAAGGAAGCATCCTTATGCGATCAGTCAACGGCTTTCCAGATCGGCAAACGAACTCACTACCTCGCCAATTTTGTAGTACGCCTTGCGATTCGACCTTTCCTACCCCGCCGGCGCGCGCTTGTCGGCGGGCTTTCTTATCAAGAGCAAGTAACTTGCTAGAGCCGCGCCTTCTGCGCGAGCGGCACCCGAAACGTCCTGAAGCCTTCGATATCGGGAAACCCCTCGGCTGCTTCGCGCGAAGCCAGTGTCAGGACCGCGGCCGGGACTTCGCCGCTGATCAGGCGGTCGATCGCGCCTCGCGTTCCCTCGCTGAACTGGACTTCGGCGGCGCCCGCCGCCATGAACGCGGCGCTGACACGGCCGCTGGACGCGGATTGCTTCTCCTCGATTGCGATGTTCTTGTTGTTGAGGTCGGACAATGAACCGATCTCCGGACGTGCGAGGACAAGCGCGACCAGATTGTCCGGCTCGTCCGGCGATGCGGATGTCGTCTTTGCGGTGTCTTGGACCGGCTCTATTTCCGGATTGTCCAAATTGCTGGCCGCTTCCCGGCCCGTTCCGATGGCCGTGACGAGGTCGGCCATGCCTGTCGCTTCCACCAGCTGCTGCTGCAGGGTTCGTGTCGCGGGAGCACTGGCGGCTGCAGCAAGCGTTGCGGCGGTCTTTGGCGCAGGGGGAGCCGCGGCGAGTTCGAGCGTGGCCGGCGGCGGCAGGGTGACCTCGGATTTGGCCTCCGACTTGGCCTCGGTCTTGGCTTCAGACTTCGCCTCAGACTTCGCTTCAGACTCGGCCTCGGGCTTCACTTCAGACTTCACCTCGGACTTGGGAGCCTCCGCGGGCTGTGACGCGGCGATGGCGGCTGCCTGGCTGGGCGCCGGCTTCTGAGGGATTTCCACTTTGCGCTCCGGCGTCTGACCGCCGGCGACGGCCTTTTCGCGGGCCACGGGCGGCGTAGCCGATGGAATAATCTTGCCGGTCGCGGCGAGACTGGGAGCTGCCTTTTTGGCATTCGTCGGCCTGGCCTTCGATGCCGCCATGTGACTGCGCGGCGCGGAGCGTGATGCCGGCGCGGCCTGCCTTGTCACGCGCGCGGAACTGGCGTGGTCCGGTCCGACCGGGTCCGCCTCAACCGGAACGACGACATCAGTCTCGCGTCCCCCGTGCTGCCGGGCGGACAAGGCCCGATCGGACCAGGCCATATAGGACTGGCACCCGCGATTGCACGGCAGCCCGTCGATATAGACGATATCGGGCGAATCCGGCGGATTGGCCTGCAGGGCTCCGCTTGGACAAAGGGAAAAAATCAGGGCCAGCAAGGTCCACTTTTTCGACATGACCACTCCATTCAACGCGCCTGGTTTGCCGCGAGGTACGATTGGATGGAGACGAGGTTTCAAAAAAGTGGTCGTGTTGAATTGCTGCTTGCGCCTTGACGATGCCGTTTCCGCGACCGCCGCACGCCGCAAAAAACGTCAGTGCGAGCCAACGGGTCGGCGCGAAGCGCCGCCCGATGACAGGCTCCGTGAACCAATCCATCTCTCTCTCCGCTGGTGGAGAGACGGATTGCTTCGTCGCTTCAGCGCAAAATTGCTCTGCAATTTGTTGCGAGCTTCTCGCAGTGACGGGGCCGAGATTAAAGCTAGTTCGGCACCGCGCGCTTCGCGGCGGTCACCGCGTTCGCGTTCACGCTGCCGCCGCGCAAAAGGTTGAAGGCGGCGTTCAGCGCCTTGTCGTCCTTTTCGTTCGGCGGGACGTAGGCCTGCGAGCCGGCCTGCTCGGCGCCGTCGGCGGCGAGATGGCCGCGCATCGACGCTTCGCCTTTCAGATCGGTGCGGCCCTTGAGTTCATCCGGCACGTCCTGCAGGACCTCGATGTCGGGCGCGATGCCCTGGGCCTGGATCGAGCGGCCGGACGGCGTGAAGTAGCGCGCCGTGGTCAGTGCGAGCGCGCCATTGCCTGATCCGAGCGGGATGATGGTCTGCACCGAGCCCTTGCCGAAGGTGCGCGTGCCGACCAGCGTGGCGCGCTTGTGGTCGCGCAGCGCGCCGGCCACGATCTCGGAGGCGGAAGCCGAGCCGCCATTGATCAGCACGACCAGCGGCTTGCCCTTGGTGATGTCGCCGCCGCGCGCGGTAAAGCGCTGGGTTTCCTCCGAGGTGCGGCCGCGGGTCGAGACCACCTCGCCCCGGTTCATGAAGGCGCTCGACACCGAAACGGCCTGGTCGAGCAACCCGCCGGGATTATTGCGGAGGTCGACGACATAGCCAGCGAGTTTTTCCGGCGGAATTTCCTTGGAGATGCTGGCGATCGCCTTCTTCAGGCCGTCGGTGGTCTGCTCGTTGAATCGGGTGATCCTGATGTAGCCGATATCGCCGCCGTCGGTCTTGTGGCGGACCGGCCGCACCCGGATGATCTCGCGCACGATGGCGACATCGATCGGCGCGGCGGAACCCTTGCGCACGACCTTGAGCCGGATCTTGCTGTTGGCGGGGCCCTTCATCCGGGCGACCGCCTGTTCGAGCGTCATGCCCTGAATCTGCTCGTCGTCGATCTGGGTGATCACGTCGCCCGACAGCATGCCGGCTTTCGCCGCGGGCGTCTCGTCGATCGGCGTCACCACCTTGACGAGGCCCTCTTCCATCGTGACCTCGATGCCGAGCCCGCCGAACTCGCCATGCGTGGTCTCCTGCATGTCGCTCCAGCCTTTCTCATTCATGTATCGCGAATGAGGATCGAGCGCGGAGATCATGCCGTTGATGGCGCCTTCCATCAGCTTGGAATCGTCAGGCTTCTCGACGTAGCTGGTCTTGATCCGCTCGAACACGTTGCCGAACAGATTGAGCTGGTTATAGGTGTCGGAACGGGCCGCGGCCTTTGCCGCCGCTACCAGATTTGTCCCCTGCGGTCCGACCACGAGAACGGTCAGACACACGCCCGTCACGGTGCCGAGAAGAAAGGCAAGATTCCTGCGCATCGTGGGGCGTCCCTTTATCTCTACGGACGCCCACCATCCCATGTGAATCGGCGCCCCTGTCCCGGCCCCGCCAACTCACAATGGCTTTTTGGTCGGATCAAGGCACGCCGGCCCGGCGCAATACGGTCGTTTACAGGTGTGTCGTTTGCGTTCCGGCGGGCTTACGGATTTGAGATCGCTACGAATTCGAGGCCGCTTGATCGGCCTCCCACAGGCCGGTTTGCCAGGTGGAGGGCCTGGTTCCAAAACCGCGCTTGGCGCGGGTGCCCAGCCAATAGCCGAATTGCGGGGGAACGTTGCGGAACGGGCCCTCGACGCCGAGTTTGAGCGCGGCGTCCATCGGCCAGTTGGGATTGTTGAGGATTTCCCGCCCGACCGCGATCAGATCGGCCTGGCCATCGCGCAGGATCTGCTCGGCCTGGTCACCATGGATAATGAGGCCAACCGCCATGGTCATGATCTCGGCATGGCGCCGGACGTATTCCGATAGCGGCACCTGGTAGCTGTATTTGATTTCCTTGCCCAGGATCGGCGCCGTCTCAGAGATGCCGCCGGAGGAGCAGTCGATGACGTCGACGCCCTTGGTCTTCAGGATCTGTGCCAGCCGCGCGCTCTGTTCCGGCCCCCAGCCGGCATTGTCCTCGACCGACAGGCGGACGAACAGCGGCTTGTGGTCCGGCCAGTGCGCGCGCACGGCCTCCGTCACCTCGATCAGGAAGCGCATGCGGCCCGCTTCCGAGCCGCCATATTCGTCCGTACGCTGGTTGGATCGCTCCGACAGGAACTCATGCACGAGGTAGCCGTGGGCGCCGTGCAGCTCCAGCACGTCGAAGCCCGCCGCATGCGCGCGGCGCGCCGCCTGCCCCCAGGCCTGCACCAGGTCCTTCACCTCGCCGGTTTCGAGCGCGCGCGGCACCGGCCATTTCTCGCTGTGGGCGATCGCGCTCGGCGCCACCGGCTGCCACGCGTCCCAATCCTCGATATCGGGCGTCCGCTGCAGCGGGCGGTCGCCCGCCCACGGCCGGCTCGCGCGCGCCTTGCGGCCGGAATGGCCGAGCTGAATGCCGGCGACTGCGTTCTGCTGCTTGATGAATTGGACGAGGCGGCCGAGCGGCGCGACGAACTTGTCGTCCCAGATGCCGAGATCGCCGACGGTGCCGCAGCCGCGCCGCTCGACCTTGGTCGATTCCACGACGACGAGACCGGCCCCGCCGGCGGCAAACTTGCCGGCATTCATCAGATGCCAGTCGGTCGGAAAGCCCTTCTCGGCCGAATATTGATGCATCGGCGGCACCACGATGCGGTTCTTTAAGCTGACGCCGCGGATCGTTATCGGGGAAAACAGCAGCGTTTCCGTCATGCCTGCCTGCCTCGCGGACATCATTGTCCCGGCACGGCGCCGGGATGTGTCTTCTACTTTGCGCTGGTGCCGGTTTTGGTATCGGCGGATTTGGCCTTCGGTT contains these protein-coding regions:
- a CDS encoding S41 family peptidase, with protein sequence MRRNLAFLLGTVTGVCLTVLVVGPQGTNLVAAAKAAARSDTYNQLNLFGNVFERIKTSYVEKPDDSKLMEGAINGMISALDPHSRYMNEKGWSDMQETTHGEFGGLGIEVTMEEGLVKVVTPIDETPAAKAGMLSGDVITQIDDEQIQGMTLEQAVARMKGPANSKIRLKVVRKGSAAPIDVAIVREIIRVRPVRHKTDGGDIGYIRITRFNEQTTDGLKKAIASISKEIPPEKLAGYVVDLRNNPGGLLDQAVSVSSAFMNRGEVVSTRGRTSEETQRFTARGGDITKGKPLVVLINGGSASASEIVAGALRDHKRATLVGTRTFGKGSVQTIIPLGSGNGALALTTARYFTPSGRSIQAQGIAPDIEVLQDVPDELKGRTDLKGEASMRGHLAADGAEQAGSQAYVPPNEKDDKALNAAFNLLRGGSVNANAVTAAKRAVPN
- a CDS encoding NADH:flavin oxidoreductase/NADH oxidase; the encoded protein is MTETLLFSPITIRGVSLKNRIVVPPMHQYSAEKGFPTDWHLMNAGKFAAGGAGLVVVESTKVERRGCGTVGDLGIWDDKFVAPLGRLVQFIKQQNAVAGIQLGHSGRKARASRPWAGDRPLQRTPDIEDWDAWQPVAPSAIAHSEKWPVPRALETGEVKDLVQAWGQAARRAHAAGFDVLELHGAHGYLVHEFLSERSNQRTDEYGGSEAGRMRFLIEVTEAVRAHWPDHKPLFVRLSVEDNAGWGPEQSARLAQILKTKGVDVIDCSSGGISETAPILGKEIKYSYQVPLSEYVRRHAEIMTMAVGLIIHGDQAEQILRDGQADLIAVGREILNNPNWPMDAALKLGVEGPFRNVPPQFGYWLGTRAKRGFGTRPSTWQTGLWEADQAASNS